In Haloarcula rubripromontorii, the sequence CGCCGTCGAATATCCTCATCTACGGCAAGACGGGAACAGGGAAAACCGCGTCCGCGAAGTTCGTCAGTGAGGAACTCGAAACGACTTCACAGAAGTATGAGGTTCCCTGTGAGGTCGAGTACATCAACTGCGAGGTGACCGACACCCAGTACCGCGTACTGGCCCAACTCGCCAATAAGTTCATCGACAAGAACGCCCGGCTTATCGACGACCGCATCACCGAACTCGAAGACCTCCAGTCGCGCGCACGCGAGGACACGGCGGCTGCACTCGAAGAGACGGCGTTTGACTCCCTCGACGACATCGAAACCGAAATCAGTTCGCTGGAAGCAGACAAGGCGGAGTTCGAGGAAGTCCCGATGACCGGATGGCCAACGGATCGGGTCTACAGCTCCTTTTTCGATGCCGTCGACTACCACGAACGCGTGGTCGTCATCATGCTCGACGAAATCGACAAGCTCGTCGAGAAAAGCGGCGACGATACCCTGTATAACCTCTCCCGGATGAACTCCGAACTGGAGAACTCCCGCGTCTCAATTATGGGCATTTCTAACGACCTGAAGTTCACTGATTTCCTCGATCCCCGGGTCAAATCAAGCCTCGGAGAGGAGGAGATTGTCTTTCCGCCCTACGACGCGAATCAGCTCCGGGACATCCTGCAGGCACGCTCGGACGTGGCGTTCAAAAACGACGCGCTCACCGAGGATGTCATTCCGTTGTGTGCGGCTTTCGCTGCACAGGAACACGGGGACGCACGCCGTGCGCTTGACCTCCTCCGGACGGCCGGCGAACTCGCCGAACGCGACCAGACGGACAACGTCCTCGAAGACCACGTCCGCCAGGCCCAGGAGAAAATCGAACTCGACCGTGTCGTCGAAGTCGTCAGGACGCTCCCGACGCAGTCGAAAATCGTCCTCTTTGCCATCATCCTCCTGGAGAAAAACGGCGTCCACAACATCAACACCGGCGAGGTGTTCAACATCTACAAGAACCTCTGTGAGGAGATCGACGCCGATATCCTGACACAGCGCCGCGTCACCGACCTCATCTCGGAACTGGACATGCTCGGCATCGTCAACGCCGTCGTCGTCTCGAAGGGGCGGTACGGCCGGACCAAGGAGATCTCGCTGTCGGTTCCGACCGAAGAGACGGAGGCGGTACTCCTGTCGGATTCGAGACTCGGCGATATCGATGACGTCCAGCCGTTCGTCCAGGCCCGCTTTGACAACTGATCTGTGGATTGTATGAGCGCCCGACAGTCTCCGCCGCTGCAGGTGAAACAGTCCCCTTTCTAGAGATACGAGCTATCCGGACACAGTCGTGTTCACGGCTGTTGACCCTGTTTCGTTCGTCACTGCCGGTCCTGTCCCGCTTGGTACTACGTCGGTCGCTCCGGCCTGATTCCACTGGAGTCGGACCTGCCCCAGCAGTGGGACTCGCATTTCCGCGGTACCGACGACCCACCCGGGCTTGACCGGTTCGCTGATGGGGCTGGAGCCGACCTGGTCGTACCGGCCGTTGTTGTCGCCCTTGGTGATGAAGCCGGCGTGGTCGGCCGGACAGGAGCTGAGTTCGTCACAGCTGTCCGCACTCCCGATGTAGTCCTTGTTCGCCCGACCGTACCAGTTCTCGCCGGCATCAACCCACAGCATCGCTCGGTGGATGATCGGGGTCTGTCGACTGTTGCCGTCGGGCTCGTATACGATAACGTCGCCCGGTTGCTGGAACTTCTGATAGCTGTCGTCGTTCGCCGCGGTAACGACACCACTGTGATCTCCCGGGCCGGAGAACCGCTCCTCTTCCATCACGAACACGAGGTCGCCTTCCTTGATATGTGGGTCCATGCTCGGGCTTTCGATAGCGACCAGTGGGGGCCACACACCACTAACGGCAAACAGCAACACCCCGACAAGCAGGACCGAACCGGCGCTACTGACGATATCGGTCACGTACATCATCCCTCCCGGTCCCTCGGTTTCGTCTCCGTCCGACGACCGATTGTCTGACCCGGCCATTCGTACCACGAATTCTCGGAGGCGACCAATCAACTTTCTGTTGTTAGAGCGAACACTACCGTCCGAGTTGGTCAACTCGCCGTCGGCGCTGAAGCTTCTCGGACCGCTATCGACGCTGATGGGTGCCATAGCTGAGACGGCTGGACCCGGACGTACCCGAGACGCGGGATTCGGAAGATTCCGGTTCCAATGACCCACTCCGGGCGCACAACAGTACTCGCTCCGGTGACCTGATCGTATCTAGTGTTGGTCACTTTGTTGTCACCTTTCGTGATAAATCCAGCGTGGGGGGCTGGGCAGTTCCGAAGCTCGTCGCAACTGTCCGCGCTTCCGATGTACGTCTGGTTCGCTCGGTCGTACCAGTTCTCGCCGGCATCAACCCACAGCATCGACCGGTGGATAATCGGCGTTCGCTGTTCGTTACCGTTGGGTTCGAAGACGATGACATCTCCGGACCGCTGAAAGGTTCGATATCCGGTTTCGGCCCCGGCCGCTGCTGTTACAACGCCGTGACGCGCCTCCTGTCCAGGGAACCGCTCTGCGTCCATGACAAACACCATGTCACCGGTGTCGATGTGTGGCTCCATACTCCCGCTCTCGATGGCGACAAGCGGGGGCCACACCCCGCTGACGGCAAACAGGAGCGCACCGACGAGCATGACCGCTCCGACGCTCGTACCGATGTCGCGGACGTACAGGCCGAGACGAAACGTCGGGCTGGTGTCCACAGCCTCCTCTGTTCCGTCTGGCGACGTGCTGCTGGTCGATTCGTCCCGGCCCATTCTATCTCGGATTGCCGACAGCGGGGTATCAATCTTGTGACGGCCGTCGGTCCGCTATCCTTTTGCCCGCAGACACTGAGTGTGGAACGTGCCTCTGGAGACGCCGGCACGAATCGTCAGCGAACTCGCGAGCCGGGGCTACAACGCGGAGCGCGAGGCAGTGACCCGGATCGCCGATACCCCGGATCCATCGGCGACGCTGGAACGCGCACTCGAAACCCTCCCCGATGACGCCCTGAAGCTGACAACCGACCACGTCGAATCTGTGATTGAAACGACAGAAGATAGGGAAAACACGCCGAATACCGGATCAGAATCCGGAGATGAAATCACCGGCACTCCACCCAAGTCACACCCCTCCGTTTCAACTGGAACAGATCCAGTCCCGTCGACCGAACCGGGTGCGTCTCCTCCACCTGAAACGGAGGGGTCACGGGACGTGGACACATCCCTCCGGGCAATCGAGGTTGCGAACGATATGACCGGCCAGTCAACTGGGACTGGCGAGTATTCGGACTTCGTCTCGGTGTTCCGGGACCGCTACGAGAAACTGGCGAGCAAACTCCGGGGTAGAGTGAACCACCGGCCGACCGACGCAATCGAAAACATGGGCGGCGGCAGCGACGCGGCGCTGATCGGGATGGTCTCGGACATCCGCTCGACCGCCAGCGGGCACTGGCTCGTCGAACTGGAAGACACGAACGGAACCTTCCCCTGTCTGGTGATGAAAGACCGCCCTATCGCCGACCTCGTCCAGCAGTTGCTCATGGACGAGGTCATCGCCGTCGAGGGGACGCTGGCCGACGACGCCGGCATCCTGTTTGTGGACTCGCTTTACTTCCCGGACGTGCCCCGAACGCACAGCCCCTCGACCGCTGACCGTCACGTTCAGGCGGCGCTCATCTCCGACGTTCACGTCGGGAGCCAGGAGTTCATGGAGGACGCCTGGCACCGGTTCACGGACTGGCTCCACACTCCGGAGGCTGAGACCGTCGAGTACCTGCTCATCGCCGGCGACATGGTTGAGGGCGTCGGCATCTACCCCGAGCAGGACGAGGAACTGGACATTATCGACATCTACGACCAGTACGAGGCCTTCTCGGAGTACCTCAAGGAGGTCCCGGGTGACATGGAGATCCGGATGATTCCGGGCAACCACGACGCCGTCCGACTGGCAGAGCCACAACCCGGCTTCGACGAGGAGTTGCGGGACATCATGAGTGCCCACGACGCGCAGGTCCACTCGAACCCGTCGCTGGTCACCGTCGAGGGCGTCACAGTGCTGATGTACCACGGCGTCTCGCTGGACGAGGTCATCGCCGAACTTCCGGACGAGGAGGCCAGCTACGAGGAGCCACACAAGGCGATGTACCAGCTCCTGAAGAAGCGCCACGTCGCGCCCCAGTACGGCGGCCACACCCGGCTCGCCCCCGAGGACCGCGACTATCTGGTCATGGAGGAGGTCCCGGACGTGTTCCACACTGGCCACGTCCACAAGCTCGGCTGGGGCGAGTACCACAACGTCGTTGCGCTGAACTCCGGGTGCTGGCAGGCCCAGACCGCATTCCAGAAGAGCGTCAATATCGACCCCGATGCCGGCTTTGCACCAATTCTGGACCTGGATACGCTTTCGATGACAGTCCGGAAGTTCTCCTGAACCACCTTTTTCAGCGTCGCCTTTCCTCGCTCGCTTGGCTCGCTGCGGGAAGGCTCCTTGAAAAACGTGGGCGAAAAATGCCGGTCGCTCACTGGGTTCGCGACCGGTGAAACCGCTCGCCGCCGGCGAGCGGTATGCTACTACCCATTCACGCCGGCGGGCCTGCCCTTCCCCGGGTCGCTTCGGGTGCGACAGTCGTCGCACCACTTGCTCCCGGCCGTCCGCGTGTTCGCGCGTTGTCTCGACAGCATTCCATCGACCTGTACTCTGGCCAATCATGGACGAATGTATTCGGTAGTAGTGCGAAGAATCACCGCTATCTCGTAGCAGTGGCGGGGCTCACCGGTGTGGTCGCAATTAAGGCCTGTCAGGTGGAAGTGGGGTGTATGAGTGACGACCAAGACCACGGATTCGAAACCGACGCCTTGCACGTCGGGCAAGAGCCGGACGCCGAGACACGCTCGCGCGCCCCGCCGCTGTACCAGACCACCTCGTACGTCTTTGAGGACGCGGAGGACGCGGCAAAGCAGTTCGCACTGGAGAAGCCGGGCCACATCTACTCGCGGCTGATGAACCCCACCGTCGGGATGCTCCAGGAGCGCCTCGCCGCACTTGAAGGCGGCGTCGGCGCGGTCGCCACCGCGTCAGGTATGGCGTCGCTGAACCTGGCGACGTTCCTGCTCGCGGACGTCGGCGACAACGTCGTCACGGCGTCGTCGCTGTACGGCGGGACCTACACCTACTACACCCACACCGCGCCGCGCAACGGCGTCGAAACCCGCTTCGTCGACACGCTCGACTACGACGCCTACGCCGAGGCTATCGACGAAAACACGGCCTACGTCCACTGCGAGACCATCGGCAACCCGGCGCTCGTGACGCCCGATTTCGAGCGGCTGGCCGATATCGCCCACGACCACGGCGTCCCCCTCTTCGTCGACAACACCTTCGCGACGCCGTACCTCTGTAACCCCATCGAACACGGGGCTGACCTCGTCTGGAACTCCACGACGAAGTGGATTCACGGGCACGGCACCACCGTCGGCGGCGTTCTCGTCGACGGCGGCTCGTTCCCGTGGGAGGAACACGCCGACAAGTACCCCGAAATCGCCGGCGACAACCCCGCGTACCACGGTGTCAACTTCCGTGAGCGATTCGAGGACGCGGCCTTCACCTACGCCGCCATCGCTCGCGGTCTCCGTGACCTGGGCTGCCAGCAGTCCCCCTTCGACGCCTGGCAGACGATGCAGGGCCTCGAAACCCTCCCGTCCCGGATGGACCGCCACTGCCGGAACGCGATGGCCGTCGCCGAGTTCCTCGACGACCACCCCGAAGTCTCCTGGGTCACTTACCCCGGCCTCGATGACCACGAGACCCACGACACGGCCAGCGAGTACCTGGACGGCGGCTACGGCGGTATGATAACCTTCGGTCTCGACGCGGGCTACGACGCCGCCCGGACGACCGTCGAGTCGACGGAGATCGCCTCCCTGCTGGCCAACGTCGGCGACGCGAAGACGCTCATCATCCACCCGGCCTCGACCACCCACCAGCAACTCACGGACGAGGAGAAGGCCGCCGCCGGCGTCACCGACGACATGGTCCGCCTGTCGGTCGGCACCGAGTCCGTCGAGGACATCAAAGCCGACCTCGACCAGGCAATCGGCCAGGCAACTAACTAACGAAAAATACAGTATTCTTCGGAATTTTTCTGGACGAACGTACCAAACTGTCGCAATAATTCACCTATTCACTAGTTTTATTACGGGAGAAGACAATGTATTCAATGAACCGTCGCAGATAGCGAGCACGCGTCGGTTCACGCTCAACCATACTCTGTCATTGGTCCGACAACGACTGCTCGCGTCCGTGGGGAGCGTGCCTCTCCCCGTTTGTTCTCCGTCTATCGTGCAGCGTCCAGGTCGAGACCGTGAGCGACAAAAACAGAGGTTCGTTACAGGATTCCTTCGGCTTCCAGCAGCTCGTACAGTTCGTCCATTGTCTCGACCGTCGTGTCACACGACGGCGCGACGGCTGGTTTTGGGTCGAAGCCGATAGCCAGATTCGCCACTTCGAGCATCGGCAGGTCGTTGGCCCCGTCGCCGACGGCGACCGTCGCGTCCCGGTCTTCGCCGGTGACGGCGGTGACGACCTCCATCGCGTCGTCTTTCGTCCCGGAGATGAGCGGCCCGCGCACTTCGCCGGTCAGCTTTCCGTCTGCCACGGGCAGTCGGTTGGCGACGATGGCGTCGACCTCGACCCCCTCCGTTTCGAGTGCAGCCTCGACGCCGCGCTCGAACCCGCCAGTGAGGATGGCGACGTAGATGCCGGCGTTCCGCAGGGCCTCGATGACGTCGGCCGCACCGGGGCGCAGGGCCACTTCGTCGAAGGCCGTCTGGGCCTGCTCGTCCGAGAGGCCCTCCAGCAGCGCACACCGTTGGCGGAGGCTCTCGGCGTACTCGATCTCGTCGTTCATCGCGCGCTCGGTGATATCGGCCATGTCCTCGGCCGTCCCGTTCTGGCTCCCGAGCAGGACCGTCATCTCCGAGTCGGAGAGCGTCCCGTCGAAGTCGAAGGCGACTAGCATTACCCGTCCGTTTCGCGTGGAGGGTTTCAAACTATCCGGTTTCAGCTGGTCAGCTGACAACGCCGAGCGGGCGGTCGATGATCCGAGGTAGGCTCTCAGTCACGGTGAACCGGTCTCACACGCCCTGCGGGTCATGACTCGGGAGCTTGAGCGGGCACTGCTAATACGGAATTGGTGAAGCAGCCGTCCCGACCGGTAGTTCACGGATGACGTTCTGTGGTTACGCTGACCCGGAGAACGCTGCGGGCGAGACTTCGCGGATGAAAACGACGCCATCCATCAGTTCATCAGGGGGTTCCGGAAGTGCCATGGCACCTCGTTCAGGTACCTTCGGGGCTGTCAGTTGAAACTTCGCCGTATCCGCTGCCGAGCGGTCAATCGATGCTCGCTCCCGTACGTCTGCGAAATCAATGAAAAACTGTGGGTGTGACGCCTCAGCTAGCGTCGCTTCCAGCGTCTCGGCGACTGGACCACCGAGTTCAAACGTCTCGAACTCGGTTTTCTTGTGGTTTGCCGGCACTGCGAACGACCCCGACCCGAACAGCAGCCCGAGCGAGTAGTAGTCCGAGCCAAACCGTTCCGTCAGGTGCTGGCCCATTCGCGTTCCGCTCTCTGATGTGTCACCGACATTTCTCGTCGTATGGTTGGCGTTCCCCATCACGATGGCGCGCTCCGAGTCCGTCCATTCACGGAGCCACGCGACGTTGTCGGCCATCGCCGCGTCACGGATCGTTTTACCCTGTGTGTACTCCTCTGCAGCGAGCTTCTCAACGAACCGTAACCCTCGCCCGAGCGTCCAGACGTGGCGCTGTATAAGCCGGAACTCGGTCTCCGAACGCTGTTCCACGTAGCGGCTCTTGTGAGTTCGCAGTCGTTCCTTCAGATCCTCGAGCAGTGCCATCTGAGAATCAGTCGCGACCGCGGCGGGATCGGTCGTCTGGAACCGCGTCGTCAACGGTTCGAGCGAGTCCTCGATCTCCGCCAGATACTCCGGGTCCACGCTATCGAGGTACGTCCGGATGGCCCTCGCGTTGATGTGATAGAACTGGGCATCGTACCCACGCACGACAGCCTGGTCCGCACTGGGTCGCCCGTCGTTGAACTCCCGTAGCCACTGGAACAGCCGGCGGATCTCGTCGGTCTGCCAGAAGTAGAATTCGAGTGACGACAGCGCCGTGTCGAGGTCCCCCTTCCCGTCAGTAACGTACGCATTCACGGGAGCGAAGTCACCGAGCGTCCCCTCTATCGCCACCAAGCGGTAGCCGTGGTCGCCGACCAGCCGCTGGACGAGTTGTCGAGGAATCTCTTTGAATTCTTTCACCCCGTGTGAACTCTCTCCGATCCCGACGATCGGCGTCTCAGCGAGTCGGGCGGCGATATCGTCGAGCCCACTGGACGAGGCTGTCAGGTCGAACGGAATTGCCTGGTTATCGATAGCCCTGAGGAGGTCGCTTGTCTCTGTTGCTCCGTCACCGGTCGGACTCGAGCCTGTCGTGTTCCTATCAGTGGTCTCTATCGCTGATTCTGTGGTTTCAACAGTGTTCCCGGAACAACCCGCTAACGCACTGGCGGTAACTGCGCTGGCCACCGTGACAAACTCGCGACGTGAGATATCTGTTGTTGGCTTCATCGCGCTTTCTCAGGACGTGCGGTTCAAAACCGCGGAGAATAAAGCTACGAGCAGTTTTCCAGTCTTTGCAAACGATTCGACGTATCGACGACTTTATATTTAAACCGGCAGCAGAATCAAAATTAGCCTATGATGAACACAGCGACTATCGCAGGGCCATCTGAGTCTGAGTCCCTTCTACAGCGGACTTACGGAAATACTCCACAGATTAACTCTACGGCTTCGGCGGCGGCCCGTCGTAGGCCCCGGCATCCACCTTTTTCAGCGTCGCCGTTCCTCACTCGCGCCGCTCGTTGCGGGACGACGCCTCGAAAAACGTGGGCGAAAAACGGTGTGTTCTCACTCCGCTCGAACACATGTCACTGACTCAGGGCTTCGGCGGCGGCCCGTCGTAGGCGTCCATGTCCTGGTAGAAGTTCAGCATCGCGAACTTGAGTTTCTCGGGCCCGATGTCGACCATCTCGCGGCGCTCCTCCGGCGGGAAGGTCCCGCGGACGGCGTAGTCGTGCATCTCCATCTCGGCGGCCTCCGTGTAGCGCTTGTCCAGCAGGATGCGCGCGCCGAAGTCCTCGGGCGAGCGGACCACCCGCCCGAGGGCCTGTCTGGTCTTCCGGACCGTCGGAATCTCGACGGCGTAGCGCCAGCCGGCGTCGTCCTCGTCGTCGCCGAAGGCCACGTCGTAGGCGTCCTGGACGGCGTCCATCCGGTCGTCCAGATGGGGGTAGGGAACGCCGACGACCACGACGGTCCGGGCGTCGTCGCCGTCGTAGCTCACGCCCTCGCCCAGCGTCCCCCACAGCGAGGTGTAGAGGACGCCGTCGTCGCCGTCGGTGAAGGCCTCCCGGAGGTCACGGGCTTGGGTGCCCGGTTCGTCGAGGTATCGGGTCGCGCTCACGGCGGTCATGTCGTGGTAGCGCTCGGCCTCGCTGTAGGACGGGCAGAACACGAGCGTGTTGCCCGGCGTGAAGCGCACGATGTCTTCGAGCGTGCGGGCGATGCGCTGCTGGGTCTGTGGGTCGTCCCGCTCGCTGGAAAACAGCGCGGGGCCGTCGACGGCGTAGGTCCGGCGGCGCTCCTCGGGGAACTGCGCGCCGTAGGCCATCGTCACCGGGTCGTCGACGCCGACCACGTTCTCGGTCACGTCGAACGGCCGGAGCGTGGCGCTCATCAGCACCGCTGCGTGCAGGACGCCGAACAGGTCGCGGGTGACCTGCTCCGGGATGCAGGTGTACAGCTCCGCGCGGCCGTACACCTCGTCCGTCGACTCGTCCCGGCGGACGCTGACGACGGGGTACTGTCCGGTCTCGTCCGTCTCGTCGAGCCAGTCGGCGATGAAGCCGGCGGCCTGCAGGGTCTGACACTCCTTTCTGGTGTCGAGGTCGCCCTCCTTGAACGCCTCCTGGTAGCGGGCGTCGAGGTCTCGGCCGAGTTCCAGCGCGTGGTCCAGTTCCTCGTGGAACCCGGGGCCGGTGTACCCCTGGAGGAAGGCGAGCGTCAGGTCGTCCTTCCGGTCGTCGTTGGCGATGGTCACGTCGTCCCAGTGCTCGTCGACGGCCTCGCGCCCGCCGAACTCGAATGAGTCCTCGTAGGCCTCGACGAGGGCGTCCCGAAACGTTCCGATGACGTTGGCTGCGGCGTCGGCCCGGGCGTCATCCTCGCCGTCGAGTTCGTCCAGCGCCTGGTCGAGCGTGTTCTCGGTCAGCGTCCGCCGGGCGTGGTCGCGGGCCGCGGACTCGACGTTGTGGGCCTCGTCGAAGACGGCGATGATGTCTTCGGGGTCGCGCCCGATCCAGTGGAAGAACTGTTCGCGGATGGTCGGGTCCAGCAGGTGGTGGTAGTTACAGACGACGAGGTCGACGCCGTCCATCCCCTCTTTCAGCAGTTCGTAGCCACACAGTCCCTGCTCGTGGGCGTACTCGTACACGTCGTCGGGCGTGCGCACGTCGTCGAACAGCCAGGAGTAGAACTCGCTGGTGTCGACGGTGAGGTTCCGGTAGTAGTGGTCGCAGGTCGAGCGCTCGGTC encodes:
- a CDS encoding Cdc6/Cdc18 family protein, with product MTDESNNSAPESDLSTPETSNDTDGSDGQPDSETDPNISTGPSDLDDVILDNLDTGSDDPSDEASRGLFDDLLEGEPIFENKEVLRPSYTPHKLPHREEQINNMATILVTALRGDTPSNILIYGKTGTGKTASAKFVSEELETTSQKYEVPCEVEYINCEVTDTQYRVLAQLANKFIDKNARLIDDRITELEDLQSRAREDTAAALEETAFDSLDDIETEISSLEADKAEFEEVPMTGWPTDRVYSSFFDAVDYHERVVVIMLDEIDKLVEKSGDDTLYNLSRMNSELENSRVSIMGISNDLKFTDFLDPRVKSSLGEEEIVFPPYDANQLRDILQARSDVAFKNDALTEDVIPLCAAFAAQEHGDARRALDLLRTAGELAERDQTDNVLEDHVRQAQEKIELDRVVEVVRTLPTQSKIVLFAIILLEKNGVHNINTGEVFNIYKNLCEEIDADILTQRRVTDLISELDMLGIVNAVVVSKGRYGRTKEISLSVPTEETEAVLLSDSRLGDIDDVQPFVQARFDN
- a CDS encoding S26 family signal peptidase, with the translated sequence MMYVTDIVSSAGSVLLVGVLLFAVSGVWPPLVAIESPSMDPHIKEGDLVFVMEEERFSGPGDHSGVVTAANDDSYQKFQQPGDVIVYEPDGNSRQTPIIHRAMLWVDAGENWYGRANKDYIGSADSCDELSSCPADHAGFITKGDNNGRYDQVGSSPISEPVKPGWVVGTAEMRVPLLGQVRLQWNQAGATDVVPSGTGPAVTNETGSTAVNTTVSG
- a CDS encoding S26 family signal peptidase, giving the protein MGRDESTSSTSPDGTEEAVDTSPTFRLGLYVRDIGTSVGAVMLVGALLFAVSGVWPPLVAIESGSMEPHIDTGDMVFVMDAERFPGQEARHGVVTAAAGAETGYRTFQRSGDVIVFEPNGNEQRTPIIHRSMLWVDAGENWYDRANQTYIGSADSCDELRNCPAPHAGFITKGDNKVTNTRYDQVTGASTVVRPEWVIGTGIFRIPRLGYVRVQPSQLWHPSASIAVREASAPTAS
- a CDS encoding DNA-directed DNA polymerase II small subunit, translated to MPLETPARIVSELASRGYNAEREAVTRIADTPDPSATLERALETLPDDALKLTTDHVESVIETTEDRENTPNTGSESGDEITGTPPKSHPSVSTGTDPVPSTEPGASPPPETEGSRDVDTSLRAIEVANDMTGQSTGTGEYSDFVSVFRDRYEKLASKLRGRVNHRPTDAIENMGGGSDAALIGMVSDIRSTASGHWLVELEDTNGTFPCLVMKDRPIADLVQQLLMDEVIAVEGTLADDAGILFVDSLYFPDVPRTHSPSTADRHVQAALISDVHVGSQEFMEDAWHRFTDWLHTPEAETVEYLLIAGDMVEGVGIYPEQDEELDIIDIYDQYEAFSEYLKEVPGDMEIRMIPGNHDAVRLAEPQPGFDEELRDIMSAHDAQVHSNPSLVTVEGVTVLMYHGVSLDEVIAELPDEEASYEEPHKAMYQLLKKRHVAPQYGGHTRLAPEDRDYLVMEEVPDVFHTGHVHKLGWGEYHNVVALNSGCWQAQTAFQKSVNIDPDAGFAPILDLDTLSMTVRKFS
- a CDS encoding O-acetylhomoserine aminocarboxypropyltransferase/cysteine synthase family protein, with product MSDDQDHGFETDALHVGQEPDAETRSRAPPLYQTTSYVFEDAEDAAKQFALEKPGHIYSRLMNPTVGMLQERLAALEGGVGAVATASGMASLNLATFLLADVGDNVVTASSLYGGTYTYYTHTAPRNGVETRFVDTLDYDAYAEAIDENTAYVHCETIGNPALVTPDFERLADIAHDHGVPLFVDNTFATPYLCNPIEHGADLVWNSTTKWIHGHGTTVGGVLVDGGSFPWEEHADKYPEIAGDNPAYHGVNFRERFEDAAFTYAAIARGLRDLGCQQSPFDAWQTMQGLETLPSRMDRHCRNAMAVAEFLDDHPEVSWVTYPGLDDHETHDTASEYLDGGYGGMITFGLDAGYDAARTTVESTEIASLLANVGDAKTLIIHPASTTHQQLTDEEKAAAGVTDDMVRLSVGTESVEDIKADLDQAIGQATN
- the serB gene encoding phosphoserine phosphatase SerB gives rise to the protein MLVAFDFDGTLSDSEMTVLLGSQNGTAEDMADITERAMNDEIEYAESLRQRCALLEGLSDEQAQTAFDEVALRPGAADVIEALRNAGIYVAILTGGFERGVEAALETEGVEVDAIVANRLPVADGKLTGEVRGPLISGTKDDAMEVVTAVTGEDRDATVAVGDGANDLPMLEVANLAIGFDPKPAVAPSCDTTVETMDELYELLEAEGIL
- a CDS encoding erythromycin esterase family protein; this translates as MKPTTDISRREFVTVASAVTASALAGCSGNTVETTESAIETTDRNTTGSSPTGDGATETSDLLRAIDNQAIPFDLTASSSGLDDIAARLAETPIVGIGESSHGVKEFKEIPRQLVQRLVGDHGYRLVAIEGTLGDFAPVNAYVTDGKGDLDTALSSLEFYFWQTDEIRRLFQWLREFNDGRPSADQAVVRGYDAQFYHINARAIRTYLDSVDPEYLAEIEDSLEPLTTRFQTTDPAAVATDSQMALLEDLKERLRTHKSRYVEQRSETEFRLIQRHVWTLGRGLRFVEKLAAEEYTQGKTIRDAAMADNVAWLREWTDSERAIVMGNANHTTRNVGDTSESGTRMGQHLTERFGSDYYSLGLLFGSGSFAVPANHKKTEFETFELGGPVAETLEATLAEASHPQFFIDFADVRERASIDRSAADTAKFQLTAPKVPERGAMALPEPPDELMDGVVFIREVSPAAFSGSA
- a CDS encoding ATP-dependent DNA helicase, which produces MATTDDGYMRFFPFEEPYDHQQEAMGTIYDALDEGRDVLFEGACGTGKTLASLVPALEHARETGKTVVITTNVHQQMRQFVEDARAITDQERLRAVVFRGKGSMCHIDVDYEECQALRDTTRDLVEVESDIAELEQREGELLSDGQAGSSEAMEARNAVVEELRDLQDEREEIETERSTCDHYYRNLTVDTSEFYSWLFDDVRTPDDVYEYAHEQGLCGYELLKEGMDGVDLVVCNYHHLLDPTIREQFFHWIGRDPEDIIAVFDEAHNVESAARDHARRTLTENTLDQALDELDGEDDARADAAANVIGTFRDALVEAYEDSFEFGGREAVDEHWDDVTIANDDRKDDLTLAFLQGYTGPGFHEELDHALELGRDLDARYQEAFKEGDLDTRKECQTLQAAGFIADWLDETDETGQYPVVSVRRDESTDEVYGRAELYTCIPEQVTRDLFGVLHAAVLMSATLRPFDVTENVVGVDDPVTMAYGAQFPEERRRTYAVDGPALFSSERDDPQTQQRIARTLEDIVRFTPGNTLVFCPSYSEAERYHDMTAVSATRYLDEPGTQARDLREAFTDGDDGVLYTSLWGTLGEGVSYDGDDARTVVVVGVPYPHLDDRMDAVQDAYDVAFGDDEDDAGWRYAVEIPTVRKTRQALGRVVRSPEDFGARILLDKRYTEAAEMEMHDYAVRGTFPPEERREMVDIGPEKLKFAMLNFYQDMDAYDGPPPKP